A window of the Fuscovulum sp. genome harbors these coding sequences:
- a CDS encoding efflux RND transporter periplasmic adaptor subunit, translating to MRPISAFSLIALFLSAVPAFADSVTLAPVSITEWKAVYGRVEARDRIPARARLGGTLVSLSVAEGDVVAQGDVLAEIVDEKLGFQLAALEAQGQALAAQLANAQTELTRGEELLAQGVTTAQRLDALRTQVDVVTGQIAALEAQRQVVAQQAAEGAVLAPVAGRVLDVPVAQGAVVMPGEAVAQIGGGGIFLRLAVPERHAANLTEGDAIQIEGADGVAEGRLVKVYPLIENGRVVADVEVAGLSDRFVDARVLVRLPVGERAALLVPEAALVTRGGVDFVGIEGAGLRAVVPGARVSIEGAAMVEVLTGLQAGDVVTVDAAAAEVGHE from the coding sequence ATGCGCCCCATCTCTGCCTTTTCGCTGATTGCCCTTTTTCTGAGTGCGGTTCCGGCTTTTGCGGACAGTGTCACGCTGGCCCCGGTCAGCATCACCGAATGGAAGGCCGTTTATGGCCGGGTGGAGGCGCGGGATCGTATTCCGGCGCGGGCGCGGCTGGGCGGGACGTTGGTTTCGCTGAGCGTGGCCGAGGGCGATGTCGTGGCGCAGGGCGATGTGCTGGCCGAGATCGTGGATGAAAAGCTGGGCTTTCAACTGGCCGCGCTGGAGGCGCAGGGGCAGGCGTTGGCGGCGCAACTGGCCAACGCGCAGACGGAATTGACGCGGGGTGAAGAGTTGCTGGCACAGGGGGTGACGACGGCGCAGCGGCTGGACGCGCTGCGCACGCAGGTGGATGTGGTCACGGGCCAGATTGCGGCGCTGGAGGCGCAGCGGCAGGTGGTGGCGCAGCAGGCGGCGGAGGGCGCGGTGCTGGCCCCGGTGGCGGGGCGGGTGCTGGATGTGCCAGTGGCGCAGGGCGCGGTGGTGATGCCGGGTGAGGCGGTCGCGCAGATCGGCGGCGGCGGCATCTTCCTGCGGCTGGCCGTGCCGGAGCGGCACGCGGCCAACCTGACCGAGGGAGATGCGATCCAGATCGAAGGGGCGGATGGTGTGGCCGAGGGGCGGTTGGTGAAGGTCTATCCGCTGATCGAGAATGGCCGCGTGGTGGCCGATGTCGAGGTGGCGGGGCTGTCGGACCGGTTCGTGGATGCGCGGGTGCTGGTGCGCCTACCGGTGGGGGAGCGCGCGGCGCTGCTGGTACCGGAGGCGGCGCTGGTGACGCGGGGCGGGGTGGATTTCGTCGGCATCGAGGGCGCGGGATTGCGCGCCGTGGTGCCGGGTGCGCGGGTGAGCATCGAGGGCGCGGCGATGGTCGAGGTGCTGACCGGGTTGCAGGCGGGTGACGTGGTGACGGTCGATGCTGCGGCGGCGGAGGTGGGCCATGAGTGA
- a CDS encoding LacI family DNA-binding transcriptional regulator codes for MIKIRDIANRAGASIATVSRVVNGSGYVSADMRARIEAAVAELGYRPNAGARMMRSGSSRMVGVLLPALDVHFFGILAHTVEQALFARGYQAMICSTAESPEHEAAYVAAMLAQQVDGVILAAVTSDGAAVARLSAARVPIVAVDRALPGTPAVAADHHAGGRMLARHLLDLGHRAIGVVGAPGHSAPVQERLAGIVAELASAGLAPMATRLGPDHSFEACRSLAADLLSDGTPTALIGISDMAAIGALHAAVAHGLTVPDDLSVIGFDDLPAARYTIPQLTTVAQPIRQIGQAAVDILIALMRGDTPPPPPSLPLTLITRGTTAARGSTAPL; via the coding sequence ATGATCAAGATCAGGGACATCGCAAATCGTGCCGGGGCCTCCATCGCCACGGTGTCCCGCGTGGTCAACGGATCGGGCTATGTCAGCGCCGACATGCGCGCCCGGATCGAGGCGGCAGTGGCCGAGCTTGGCTATCGCCCCAATGCCGGCGCGCGGATGATGCGCTCAGGCTCCAGCCGGATGGTGGGCGTGCTTTTGCCCGCGCTGGACGTGCATTTTTTCGGCATCCTCGCCCATACCGTGGAACAGGCCCTGTTCGCGCGCGGTTATCAGGCGATGATCTGCTCCACCGCCGAAAGCCCGGAACATGAGGCCGCCTATGTCGCCGCCATGCTGGCCCAACAGGTGGATGGGGTGATCCTAGCCGCGGTCACGTCAGACGGGGCCGCCGTGGCGCGGCTCAGCGCGGCGCGGGTGCCCATCGTGGCGGTAGACCGGGCGCTGCCCGGAACGCCCGCCGTGGCCGCCGATCACCATGCCGGCGGGCGAATGCTCGCGCGCCACCTGCTCGACCTCGGCCACCGCGCCATCGGGGTCGTGGGCGCGCCCGGCCATTCTGCCCCGGTGCAGGAAAGGCTGGCCGGGATCGTAGCGGAACTGGCCAGCGCGGGGCTGGCCCCCATGGCCACCCGCCTCGGCCCGGATCACAGCTTTGAGGCCTGCCGCAGCCTCGCCGCCGACCTGCTGTCCGACGGCACCCCCACGGCCCTGATTGGCATTTCCGACATGGCCGCCATCGGCGCCCTGCACGCCGCCGTGGCGCACGGCCTGACTGTGCCGGATGATCTGTCGGTGATCGGCTTCGATGACCTGCCCGCCGCGCGCTACACCATCCCGCAACTGACCACCGTCGCCCAGCCCATCCGCCAGATCGGCCAGGCCGCCGTGGACATCCTTATCGCCCTGATGCGCGGTGACACCCCACCCCCGCCACCCAGCCTGCCCCTGACCCTGATCACACGCGGCACCACAGCCGCACGGGGCTCCACAGCCCCCCTGTGA
- a CDS encoding carbohydrate kinase family protein — MQTPATRRGIACAGNWIVDIVHTIEAWPAKSDLVRIVDEVEGTGGGAANVMLSLAAFQAGLPLWAIGLVGMDRHAATVRWAVKAAGAGLEHLAETERAPTAHTHVMNLPGDSRTFFYHPGTNDLLDEGDIAVEAVAAEGAKVFYLGYLNLLGKLDAVVDGTTGAARVLRRAQAAGMVTAVDLVSTDRAEFRAAVEAALPFVDVLFLNEVEAARATGRVIAGAEDVAAIEAAARQLQEGGAGQVVVHTPALGLWLEAGGRLTVVNPDPVPPAQVVSPVGAGDAFAAGCLYGLHEGWDVRACLRLGHRAAAACLRGATATGAIPPLTALTG, encoded by the coding sequence ATGCAGACCCCGGCAACCAGACGCGGCATCGCCTGTGCGGGGAACTGGATCGTGGATATCGTCCACACGATCGAAGCCTGGCCCGCGAAAAGCGATCTGGTGCGGATCGTGGATGAGGTGGAGGGCACCGGGGGCGGGGCGGCGAATGTGATGCTGTCGCTGGCGGCGTTTCAGGCCGGGCTGCCGCTTTGGGCGATCGGGTTGGTGGGGATGGACCGACACGCGGCGACGGTGCGCTGGGCGGTGAAGGCGGCGGGGGCCGGGCTGGAGCATCTGGCCGAGACGGAGCGCGCGCCCACGGCGCATACGCATGTGATGAACCTGCCGGGGGACAGCCGGACGTTCTTTTACCATCCCGGCACGAATGACCTGCTGGATGAGGGCGATATCGCGGTCGAGGCGGTGGCGGCAGAGGGGGCAAAGGTCTTCTACCTTGGCTATCTGAACCTGCTGGGCAAGCTGGATGCGGTGGTGGACGGGACCACGGGCGCGGCGCGGGTGCTGCGGCGGGCGCAGGCGGCGGGAATGGTGACGGCGGTTGATCTGGTGTCCACCGACCGGGCCGAGTTCCGCGCGGCGGTGGAGGCGGCGCTGCCTTTCGTGGATGTGCTGTTTCTGAATGAGGTGGAGGCGGCGCGGGCCACCGGGCGCGTGATCGCGGGAGCCGAGGATGTGGCGGCGATCGAGGCGGCCGCGCGGCAGTTGCAGGAGGGCGGTGCGGGGCAGGTGGTGGTGCATACCCCGGCGCTGGGCCTGTGGCTGGAGGCGGGGGGGCGGCTGACGGTGGTCAACCCCGATCCGGTGCCGCCGGCGCAGGTGGTCAGCCCGGTCGGCGCAGGCGATGCCTTTGCCGCGGGCTGCCTTTACGGGCTGCATGAGGGGTGGGATGTGCGGGCCTGCCTGCGGCTGGGCCACCGCGCGGCGGCCGCTTGCCTGCGCGGGGCGACGGCGACAGGGGCGATCCCGCCTTTGACGGCGCTGACGGGCTGA
- a CDS encoding Gfo/Idh/MocA family oxidoreductase, protein MREVRFGIIGCGLMGREFASAAARWMHLTGMKAKPRIVAVCDTNPALMGWYTDALGPMQVTTDYRELLANPEVEAVYCAVPHVLHAEIYPAILAAGKHLLGEKPFGMDLAQNRAIMAAIAARPDLMVRCSSEMPFYPGAQKVVEFVRSGAVGPVLEVEACFLHSSDINPDKPINWKRMGLVNGDYGCMGDLGMHVLHVPLRLGWRPARVTASLVKRVATRPDGKGGRVACDTWDNATITATVPDAGGDFPMVLKTWRIAPGEANTWSIRVLGMTGSAFFSTKNPRQWSWMRYEAGGSQGWVTEDLGYTPLFGAITGGIFEFGFTDAIQQMWAAFVDELAGGDAKGFPCATPEEAAAHHAVLTAALQAGVSGQSVGVSY, encoded by the coding sequence ATGCGCGAGGTTCGCTTTGGTATCATCGGCTGCGGGTTGATGGGGCGGGAGTTCGCCTCGGCCGCGGCGCGTTGGATGCATCTGACGGGGATGAAGGCGAAGCCGCGCATCGTGGCGGTGTGCGATACCAACCCCGCGCTGATGGGCTGGTATACAGACGCGCTGGGGCCGATGCAGGTGACGACGGATTACCGGGAATTGCTGGCCAATCCGGAGGTGGAGGCGGTCTATTGCGCGGTGCCCCATGTGCTGCACGCGGAAATCTATCCGGCGATCCTTGCGGCGGGGAAGCATCTGCTGGGGGAAAAGCCGTTCGGGATGGATCTGGCGCAGAACCGGGCCATCATGGCGGCGATTGCGGCGCGGCCCGATCTGATGGTGCGCTGTTCATCCGAGATGCCCTTTTACCCCGGCGCGCAGAAGGTGGTGGAGTTCGTGCGGTCTGGCGCCGTGGGGCCGGTGCTGGAGGTGGAGGCGTGTTTCCTGCATTCCAGCGACATCAACCCCGACAAGCCGATCAACTGGAAGCGGATGGGGTTGGTGAATGGCGACTATGGCTGCATGGGCGATCTGGGGATGCATGTGCTGCATGTGCCGCTGCGCCTTGGCTGGCGGCCTGCGCGGGTGACGGCGTCGCTGGTCAAGCGGGTGGCGACGCGGCCCGACGGCAAGGGCGGACGGGTGGCCTGCGATACATGGGACAATGCGACGATCACGGCGACGGTGCCGGATGCGGGCGGCGATTTCCCCATGGTGCTGAAGACATGGCGGATTGCACCCGGCGAGGCGAATACCTGGTCGATCCGCGTGCTGGGGATGACGGGGTCGGCGTTCTTTTCCACCAAGAACCCGCGCCAGTGGTCATGGATGCGCTATGAGGCGGGCGGGTCGCAGGGATGGGTGACCGAGGATCTGGGATACACGCCGCTGTTCGGGGCGATCACGGGCGGGATTTTCGAATTCGGGTTCACGGACGCGATCCAGCAGATGTGGGCGGCCTTTGTCGATGAACTGGCAGGCGGGGATGCGAAGGGCTTTCCCTGCGCCACGCCGGAGGAGGCGGCGGCGCATCATGCGGTGCTGACGGCGGCCTTGCAGGCGGGGGTGTCGGGGCAGTCGGTCGGGGTGTCCTATTGA
- a CDS encoding aldolase, producing the protein MNRLFAPSGNCFDVAIDHGMFNERSFLGGIEDMGAAIRAVAAAKPDAIQLPPGTARLLQAIPGKDKPALVLRTDIANVYGTPLPRVLFSEVIDRAVEQGVVLDAACVVVNLLLLPDQPEVYRACVRNVNSLKRECEIMGMPLMVEPLVMQDNAKGGYMVDGDIDKILPLVRQAAELGADIIKADPCSDVSEYHRVIEIAQGLPVLVRGGGRVSDAEILSRTAELMKQGARGIVYGRNVIQHPDPGGMTRALMAVVHEGVSPEAALAMIGGK; encoded by the coding sequence ATGAACCGCCTTTTCGCGCCTTCGGGCAATTGCTTTGACGTGGCCATTGACCATGGCATGTTCAACGAGCGCAGCTTTCTGGGCGGGATCGAGGATATGGGGGCGGCGATCCGTGCCGTTGCGGCGGCGAAGCCTGATGCCATTCAGTTGCCACCCGGAACGGCGCGGCTGTTGCAGGCCATTCCGGGGAAGGACAAGCCTGCGCTGGTGCTGCGGACGGATATCGCGAACGTTTACGGCACGCCTTTGCCCCGCGTGCTGTTTTCCGAGGTGATCGATCGGGCGGTGGAGCAAGGGGTGGTGCTGGATGCGGCCTGCGTGGTGGTGAACCTGCTGCTGCTGCCCGACCAGCCGGAGGTGTACCGCGCCTGCGTGCGCAACGTGAATTCCCTGAAGCGGGAATGCGAGATTATGGGGATGCCGCTGATGGTGGAGCCTTTGGTCATGCAGGACAATGCCAAGGGCGGCTATATGGTCGATGGCGATATCGACAAGATTCTGCCGTTGGTCCGGCAGGCGGCGGAGCTGGGGGCGGATATCATCAAGGCGGACCCCTGTTCGGACGTGTCGGAATATCACCGGGTGATCGAGATTGCGCAGGGCCTGCCCGTGCTGGTGCGCGGGGGCGGGCGCGTGTCGGATGCGGAGATTTTGTCGCGGACGGCGGAGTTGATGAAGCAGGGCGCGCGCGGCATCGTCTATGGGCGCAACGTAATCCAGCATCCCGATCCGGGGGGGATGACGCGGGCGCTGATGGCGGTGGTGCACGAGGGGGTATCGCCCGAGGCTGCGCTTGCGATGATCGGGGGCAAGTGA
- a CDS encoding sterol desaturase family protein, whose protein sequence is MDSADLIRLVAFLGTLAVMALWEFAAPDRRAEIPRLIRWTNNLALVAIDTVLVRLLIPILPVAAASWATAQGWGLLSPLPLWLSIPIAFLLLDLLIWGQHVMMHHVPALWRLHRMHHSDTHLDATTGLRFHPLEILLSTLLKIAAVVILGAPALAVIAFEIALNATALFTHANIRLPDRADSLLRRLIVTPSLHRIHHSVRPEETNSNYGFNLSLWDRLFGTLRHAPQGDPQTMALGIESFRTRREAWLDRLLTQPFRRR, encoded by the coding sequence TTGGACAGCGCCGACCTCATCCGCCTTGTGGCCTTTCTCGGCACGCTGGCCGTGATGGCGCTTTGGGAATTCGCCGCCCCTGACCGCCGTGCAGAAATCCCGCGCCTCATCCGCTGGACCAACAACCTGGCCCTTGTCGCCATCGACACGGTCCTTGTCCGCCTGCTGATCCCGATCCTGCCCGTTGCCGCCGCCAGTTGGGCCACGGCGCAGGGCTGGGGCCTTCTCTCCCCCCTGCCGCTCTGGCTCTCCATCCCCATCGCCTTCCTGCTGCTGGATCTTCTTATCTGGGGCCAGCATGTGATGATGCACCATGTCCCCGCCCTCTGGCGACTGCACCGCATGCACCATTCCGACACCCATCTCGATGCCACCACCGGCCTGCGCTTTCACCCGCTGGAGATCCTGCTCTCCACCCTTCTCAAGATTGCTGCCGTGGTGATCCTCGGCGCCCCCGCCCTTGCGGTGATCGCGTTTGAAATCGCACTGAACGCCACCGCCCTCTTCACCCACGCCAATATCCGCCTGCCAGACCGAGCGGATAGCCTCCTCCGCCGCTTGATCGTCACCCCCTCGCTGCACCGCATCCACCATTCGGTTCGCCCCGAAGAAACCAACAGCAATTACGGCTTCAACCTCTCGCTCTGGGATCGCCTGTTTGGCACCCTGCGCCATGCCCCGCAGGGCGACCCGCAGACCATGGCCCTTGGCATTGAATCCTTCCGGACCCGGCGCGAGGCATGGCTTGATCGCCTGCTGACACAACCTTTTCGTCGCCGCTGA
- a CDS encoding fasciclin domain-containing protein has product MLKTTLRGLALSTLIALPVLAQDNPMVGGAPMFADKNIVENAVNSKDHTTLVAAVQAAGLVETLQSPGPFTVFAPVNDAFAALPAGTVDTLLMPENKAMLTKVLTAHVVAGKLSGADIMARAKASSDGFFHMQTVSGDALSAQVKGRNLYLIDESGNASQVTIADVNQSNGVIHVVNAVLVPK; this is encoded by the coding sequence ATGCTCAAGACCACGCTGCGCGGCCTTGCCCTGTCCACGCTGATCGCCCTTCCCGTCCTTGCCCAGGACAACCCGATGGTGGGCGGTGCGCCCATGTTCGCCGACAAGAACATCGTCGAGAACGCCGTCAACTCCAAGGATCACACCACCCTCGTCGCCGCCGTTCAGGCCGCCGGTCTGGTGGAAACCCTGCAATCCCCCGGCCCGTTCACCGTCTTCGCTCCGGTCAATGACGCCTTCGCCGCGCTGCCCGCCGGCACCGTCGACACGCTGCTGATGCCGGAAAACAAGGCCATGCTGACCAAGGTGCTGACCGCCCATGTCGTCGCAGGCAAACTGTCGGGCGCCGACATCATGGCCCGCGCCAAGGCATCCAGCGATGGCTTCTTCCACATGCAGACCGTCTCGGGCGACGCACTCTCGGCACAGGTCAAAGGCCGCAACCTTTACCTGATCGACGAAAGCGGCAACGCAAGCCAGGTCACCATCGCCGACGTGAACCAGTCGAACGGCGTGATCCACGTCGTCAACGCGGTCCTCGTGCCGAAGTGA
- a CDS encoding DUF1868 domain-containing protein produces the protein MSWEQTLSPGAGWINPRLGTRFDDSGRFLPETGNTVVCQVIPGSPTEAALSRFRAALADLPHAHLLALTPPESWHMTVFEGVVETRRDPHRWPEGLDADLSIPAVTAAMAARLEGFAPPPPFRMKVAAATPFGVTLEGLTQADESAARAWRNRLSETLRLRSPGHDAYAFHTTLAYVKRALPTAALPVWRATMQDWTARLQQDIPQMDLAPPAFCTFQDMCAFPPLRALA, from the coding sequence ATGTCCTGGGAACAAACCCTTTCGCCTGGTGCCGGATGGATCAACCCGCGCCTCGGCACCCGCTTCGATGACTCCGGCCGCTTCCTGCCCGAAACCGGGAATACGGTGGTCTGTCAGGTGATCCCCGGATCGCCAACCGAAGCCGCGCTGTCGCGCTTCCGCGCCGCCCTCGCCGATCTGCCCCATGCGCATCTTCTGGCGCTGACGCCCCCCGAAAGCTGGCACATGACCGTATTCGAAGGGGTGGTCGAGACCCGCCGCGATCCGCACCGTTGGCCCGAAGGGCTGGATGCCGATCTGTCAATTCCCGCCGTGACCGCCGCCATGGCCGCCCGGCTCGAAGGCTTCGCCCCACCGCCGCCCTTCCGCATGAAGGTGGCCGCCGCCACCCCGTTCGGCGTTACGCTGGAAGGCCTGACCCAGGCCGACGAATCCGCCGCCCGCGCCTGGCGCAACCGGCTGTCGGAAACCCTGCGCCTGCGCTCTCCGGGGCATGACGCCTACGCCTTTCACACCACCCTGGCCTATGTGAAACGCGCCCTGCCCACGGCAGCCCTGCCCGTCTGGCGCGCGACCATGCAGGATTGGACGGCCCGGCTCCAGCAAGACATCCCGCAGATGGACCTCGCCCCGCCCGCCTTCTGCACGTTTCAGGATATGTGCGCTTTTCCGCCCCTGCGGGCGCTGGCCTGA
- a CDS encoding transcriptional repressor, giving the protein MVLTAQDRGTEWLSRGGLRPTRQRLALAALLVGDGEDRHVTAESLFALADQSGEKVSLATVYNTLRAFCEAGLMNEVVVDGSKSYFDTRMDDHPHFYWEDTATLSDAPADTLRIEGLPEAPAGMQVSRVDVVIRLKRA; this is encoded by the coding sequence ATGGTGCTGACGGCACAGGATCGGGGGACGGAGTGGTTGTCGCGGGGGGGCTTGCGCCCGACGCGGCAGCGGCTGGCCCTTGCGGCCTTGCTGGTGGGCGATGGCGAGGACCGGCATGTGACGGCGGAAAGCCTGTTCGCGCTGGCCGATCAGTCGGGCGAGAAGGTGTCGCTGGCGACTGTCTACAACACGCTGCGCGCCTTTTGCGAGGCGGGGTTGATGAACGAGGTCGTGGTCGACGGGTCGAAAAGCTATTTCGACACGCGCATGGATGACCACCCGCATTTCTATTGGGAAGACACCGCGACGCTGAGCGATGCGCCCGCCGATACGCTGCGGATCGAGGGGCTGCCCGAGGCGCCCGCCGGGATGCAGGTGTCGCGCGTGGATGTGGTGATCCGGCTGAAGCGGGCCTGA
- the fabA gene encoding bifunctional 3-hydroxydecanoyl-ACP dehydratase/trans-2-decenoyl-ACP isomerase, giving the protein MAAYPNSFDRDALLKCARGELFGPGNAQLPEPPMLMMDRITDISEDGGLHGKGHVVAEFDITPDLWFFSCHFPGNPIMPGCLGLDGLWQLTGFNLGWRGWQGRGYALGVGEVKLTGMVRPDRKMLTYKVDFTKAIQTRRLTMGVADGIVEADGEVIYIVKDMKVALSEA; this is encoded by the coding sequence ATGGCCGCCTATCCGAACAGCTTCGACCGCGACGCCCTTCTCAAATGCGCGCGGGGCGAACTTTTCGGCCCCGGCAATGCCCAGCTTCCCGAACCGCCCATGCTGATGATGGACCGCATCACCGACATCTCCGAAGATGGCGGCCTGCACGGCAAAGGCCATGTGGTGGCCGAATTCGACATCACGCCCGACCTGTGGTTCTTCTCCTGCCACTTCCCCGGCAACCCGATCATGCCCGGCTGCCTCGGCCTTGATGGCCTGTGGCAACTCACCGGCTTCAACCTCGGCTGGCGCGGCTGGCAAGGCCGCGGCTACGCGCTCGGCGTGGGCGAGGTCAAACTCACCGGCATGGTCCGCCCCGACCGCAAGATGCTGACCTACAAGGTCGATTTCACCAAAGCGATCCAGACCCGCCGCCTGACCATGGGCGTAGCGGATGGCATCGTCGAGGCGGATGGCGAGGTGATCTACATCGTCAAGGACATGAAGGTCGCGCTGAGCGAAGCGTGA
- a CDS encoding GFA family protein — protein MDRVTGGCLCGAVRVVARGAPLRVGVCHCLDCRKHHGAVFHASAIFAAGAVEVTGTVGEYRGRCFCPVCGSSVFSLSPGEVEVHLGALDEVGVFAPTYELWTVRREGWLPEFLGMEGFVGDRA, from the coding sequence ATGGACCGGGTGACGGGCGGGTGTTTGTGCGGGGCGGTGCGGGTGGTGGCAAGGGGCGCGCCGTTGCGGGTGGGGGTGTGCCATTGCCTGGACTGCCGCAAGCATCATGGGGCGGTGTTTCACGCCAGCGCCATCTTTGCGGCGGGCGCGGTGGAGGTGACGGGAACGGTGGGGGAGTATCGGGGGCGGTGTTTCTGCCCGGTTTGTGGATCGTCGGTGTTTTCGTTGAGCCCCGGAGAGGTGGAGGTGCATCTGGGGGCGCTGGATGAGGTAGGGGTCTTTGCGCCGACATATGAGTTGTGGACGGTGCGGCGGGAGGGCTGGTTGCCGGAGTTTTTGGGGATGGAGGGGTTTGTGGGGGATCGGGCGTAG
- the fabB gene encoding beta-ketoacyl-ACP synthase I — protein sequence MRRVVITGIGIVSPIGNTAAEVEANLRAGKSGIVFAPEYAERGFRSQIHGQPQIVLEDHIDKRDLRFMGDGAAYNFIAMDQAIKDSGLEPSDISNERTGIIVGSGGPSTKSFFKAHNIVRETGSPKRIGPFGVTKGMSSTTSACLATPFKIKGVNYSITSACSTSAHCIGNGAELIQFGKQDIVFAGGGEELDWTLSCLFDAMGAMSSKYNDAPETASRTYDATRDGFVIAGGGGVVVLEELNHALARGAKIYAEVTGYGATSDGHDMVAPSGEGGERSMRVALSTLPQGRKIDYINSHGTSTPVGDVTEMEAIRRVFGRGTTPPVASTKSLTGHSLGATGVHEAIYSLLMMNGDFIAASANVTTLDPALDPAEIVTTLREGVKLDSVLSNSFGFGGTNATLVMSKYLG from the coding sequence ATGCGTCGCGTCGTCATCACCGGGATCGGTATCGTCTCGCCCATCGGCAACACCGCCGCCGAGGTCGAAGCCAACCTGCGCGCCGGCAAGTCGGGGATCGTCTTCGCCCCCGAATACGCCGAGCGTGGTTTCCGCAGCCAAATTCACGGCCAGCCACAGATCGTTCTGGAAGACCACATCGACAAGCGCGACCTGCGCTTCATGGGCGACGGCGCGGCCTATAACTTCATCGCTATGGATCAGGCGATCAAGGATTCCGGTCTCGAACCGTCCGACATCTCCAACGAACGCACCGGCATCATCGTGGGCTCCGGCGGGCCGTCGACCAAATCCTTCTTCAAGGCGCATAACATCGTCCGCGAAACCGGCTCGCCCAAACGGATCGGCCCTTTCGGCGTGACCAAGGGCATGTCGTCCACCACCTCGGCCTGCCTTGCCACACCGTTCAAGATCAAGGGCGTGAACTATTCCATCACCTCCGCCTGCTCCACCTCCGCTCATTGCATCGGCAACGGCGCGGAACTGATCCAGTTCGGCAAGCAGGACATCGTCTTCGCCGGCGGCGGCGAGGAACTGGACTGGACGCTGTCCTGCCTGTTTGACGCGATGGGCGCTATGTCTTCGAAATACAACGACGCCCCCGAAACCGCCTCCCGCACCTATGACGCCACCCGCGACGGCTTTGTCATCGCAGGCGGCGGCGGTGTCGTCGTGCTTGAGGAACTCAACCACGCCCTCGCCCGCGGCGCGAAAATCTACGCCGAGGTGACAGGCTACGGCGCCACCTCCGATGGCCATGACATGGTCGCCCCCTCGGGCGAAGGCGGCGAACGCTCCATGCGCGTGGCGCTGTCCACCCTGCCGCAGGGCCGCAAGATCGACTACATCAACTCCCACGGCACCAGCACCCCCGTAGGCGACGTGACCGAGATGGAAGCGATCCGCCGCGTCTTCGGCCGTGGCACCACGCCCCCCGTCGCCTCGACCAAATCCCTGACGGGCCACAGCCTCGGCGCAACCGGCGTGCATGAGGCGATCTATTCGCTTCTGATGATGAACGGCGATTTCATCGCCGCTTCGGCCAATGTCACCACACTCGACCCGGCCCTCGACCCGGCCGAGATCGTGACAACCCTGCGCGAAGGCGTGAAGCTTGACTCGGTCCTGTCCAACAGCTTCGGCTTCGGCGGCACCAACGCCACCCTCGTGATGAGCAAATACCTCGGCTGA